GCGAAAAGTTTGAAGAACTTCAATTTTATTGTGAAAGATTCAGTAATAACAGTAAACCTGAATTTACCGATCAAGAAATTATGACCATTTATTTATACTGTATGCACTATGAAGAGCATATAAAAGTAAAACAAATTCACCGTTTTGCTTCTGACTGGTTGAGATCATGGTTTCCAAAGTTAGTAGGCTATAAAGCCTTTAATAACAGACTTAATAAACTAAGTGGAGCTTTTGCCCGGTTAGTTGAAATACTTTTGTCAGACTATCAGCCGGAAGATTGTTGTCTGGATCAAAGTTTATTGGACTCAATGCCAATTATTACCTGTTCAGGCAAACGTTCTGGAAAAGTTGCAACAGAAATAACAGATAAAGGATTCTGCTCGACAAAAGGTATTTATTATTATGGTATGAAACTGCATTTATTGGGTTTCAGACGTATTGGTAAATTGCCACATCCTGAGCAAATACTATTTACTCCTGCTTCTGTTAATGATGTTAATGTTTTTAAAGAAGCATGGTCAGGTATTGAGAACAGAACATTTTTTGGCGATAAAATATACTTTATTAATGAGCTTAACCAGAATATGTTGAAACATCAAAACTCTCAGACTCTTGCTCCAATCAAAGGGGTAAAAGGAATGCCAGATATAATAAAACAGAGAATTAAAGCTGCTGATGATTTATTCTCAACGGCAGTATCCAGAATTAGGCAACCTGTTGAGGCAATATTCAATTGGTTAATTGAAAAAACAGATATTCAAAAAGCTAGTAAAGTCAGATCTACAAAAGGATTAATGATACATACTTTTGGCAGGTTAGCTGCTGCTTTCATTGCATTAGCACTTTAGATCAACTCTGGATTCGCATTAATAGAATATTGTCAGATGCTTGATAGTAATATTAAGTTAGAGATCGATGTTAAGGAGAACGAGAATTATCTGATTTTTGAATTTGCGTCTGCACAGAAATTAATCTCATTATCGAAAATTAAATTGCGGAAACAAACCATTCAAAAAACAATTGGTTTTTATTCTGATTTAAAACTGAAATGGGAAATATTGAACGAACAAAGCAAAGTTTTTATTCCTAAAATTAAGCTGGAAGAATATCAATAATAGAATTTAAAAAAGAATGGATGTAATTATTATAGAGGATGAAGTTTTAGCGGCCGATAAATTGGAGCGCTTGTTGCATAAGTACGATTCGCAAATTAAAATAATAGAACGATTTGAGTCGGTTAACGATTCGAGTATATGGCTGGGAAATCCTGATAATAATGTTGATTTAATTTTTCTGGATATCCATTTGGTTGATGG
This genomic interval from uncultured Marinifilum sp. contains the following:
- a CDS encoding transposase, with product MISKDKDDKLIRIYFLVCEKFEELQFYCERFSNNSKPEFTDQEIMTIYLYCMHYEEHIKVKQIHRFASDWLRSWFPKLVGYKAFNNRLNKLSGAFARLVEILLSDYQPEDCCLDQSLLDSMPIITCSGKRSGKVATEITDKGFCSTKGIYYYGMKLHLLGFRRIGKLPHPEQILFTPASVNDVNVFKEAWSGIENRTFFGDKIYFINELNQNMLKHQNSQTLAPIKGVKGMPDIIKQRIKAADDLFSTAVSRIRQPVEAIFNWLIEKTDIQKASKVRSTKGLMIHTFGRLAAAFIALAL